The Mauremys reevesii isolate NIE-2019 linkage group 1, ASM1616193v1, whole genome shotgun sequence genome has a segment encoding these proteins:
- the SLC25A6 gene encoding ADP/ATP translocase 3 isoform X1, which yields MSGGAVELPGRVAGWGEGPLFEVQHASKQIAADKQYKGIIDCVVRIPKEQGVLSFWRGNFANVIRYFPTQALNFAFKDKYKQVFLGGVDKHTQFWRYFAGNLASGGAAGATSLCFVYPLDFARTRLAADVGKAGADREFRGLGDCLVKITKSDGLRGLYQGFNVSVQGIIIYRAAYFGIYDTAKGMLPDPRNTHIVISWMIAQTVTSVAGVVSYPFDTVRRRMMMQSGRKGADIMYSGTIDCWKKIARDEGGKAFFKGAWSNVLRGMGGAFVLVLYDELKKVI from the exons ATGAGCGGCGGGGCCGTAGAGCTGCCAGGGAGAGTGGccggctggggggaggggcctttATTTGAA GTACAACATGCAAGTAAACAAATTGCTGCTGACAAACAGTACAAGGGTATCATTGATTGCGTAGTGCGTATCCCAAAGGAGCAAGGAGTTCTGTCCTTTTGGCGTGGAAATTTTGCAAATGTCATCAGATATTTCCCCACTCAGGCTCTCAATTTTGCTTTCAAGGATAAGTATAAGCAAGTGTTCTTAGGAGGAGTGGACAAGCACACTCAATTTTGGAGGTATTTTGCTGGTAATCTGGCCTCTGGTGGTGCAGCTGGTGCCACTTCTCTCTGCTTTGTCTATCCTTTGGATTTTGCAAGAACCCGTTTGGCTGCTGATGTTGGAAAAGCTGGTGCCGACAGAGAATTCAGAGGTCTGGGGGACTGTCTAGTCAAAATTACCAAGTCTGATGGTCTGCGTGGCTTATATCAAGGGTTCAATGTGTCTGTGCAGGGTATCATCATCTATAGAGCTGCCTACTTTGGAATCTATGATACAGCAAAAG GCATGCTCCCAGATCCCAGAAACACTCACATTGTGATAAGCTGGATGATTGCACAAACAGTGACTTCTGTGGCTGGTGTTGTCTCCTATCCTTTTGATACAGTGCGGCGTCGAATGATGATGCAGTCAGGACGTAAAGGAG CTGACATCATGTACTCCGGAACAATTGACTGTTGGAAGAAGATTGCAAGGGATGAAGGAGGAAAAGCTTTTTTCAAGGGTGCATGGTCCAACGTTCTCCGAGGCATGGGTGGTGCTTTTGTGCTCGTGCTGTACGATGAATTAAagaaagtaatttaa
- the SLC25A6 gene encoding ADP/ATP translocase 3 isoform X2 — MADQALSFAKDFLAGGVAAAISKTAVAPIERVKLLLQVQHASKQIAADKQYKGIIDCVVRIPKEQGVLSFWRGNFANVIRYFPTQALNFAFKDKYKQVFLGGVDKHTQFWRYFAGNLASGGAAGATSLCFVYPLDFARTRLAADVGKAGADREFRGLGDCLVKITKSDGLRGLYQGFNVSVQGIIIYRAAYFGIYDTAKGMLPDPRNTHIVISWMIAQTVTSVAGVVSYPFDTVRRRMMMQSGRKGADIMYSGTIDCWKKIARDEGGKAFFKGAWSNVLRGMGGAFVLVLYDELKKVI; from the exons ATGGCGGACCAGGCCCTCTCCTTCGCCAAGGACTTCCTGGCGGGCGGCGTGGCCGCGGCCATCAGCAAAACCGCCGTGGCGCCCATCGAGCGGGTCAAGCTGTTGCTTCAG GTACAACATGCAAGTAAACAAATTGCTGCTGACAAACAGTACAAGGGTATCATTGATTGCGTAGTGCGTATCCCAAAGGAGCAAGGAGTTCTGTCCTTTTGGCGTGGAAATTTTGCAAATGTCATCAGATATTTCCCCACTCAGGCTCTCAATTTTGCTTTCAAGGATAAGTATAAGCAAGTGTTCTTAGGAGGAGTGGACAAGCACACTCAATTTTGGAGGTATTTTGCTGGTAATCTGGCCTCTGGTGGTGCAGCTGGTGCCACTTCTCTCTGCTTTGTCTATCCTTTGGATTTTGCAAGAACCCGTTTGGCTGCTGATGTTGGAAAAGCTGGTGCCGACAGAGAATTCAGAGGTCTGGGGGACTGTCTAGTCAAAATTACCAAGTCTGATGGTCTGCGTGGCTTATATCAAGGGTTCAATGTGTCTGTGCAGGGTATCATCATCTATAGAGCTGCCTACTTTGGAATCTATGATACAGCAAAAG GCATGCTCCCAGATCCCAGAAACACTCACATTGTGATAAGCTGGATGATTGCACAAACAGTGACTTCTGTGGCTGGTGTTGTCTCCTATCCTTTTGATACAGTGCGGCGTCGAATGATGATGCAGTCAGGACGTAAAGGAG CTGACATCATGTACTCCGGAACAATTGACTGTTGGAAGAAGATTGCAAGGGATGAAGGAGGAAAAGCTTTTTTCAAGGGTGCATGGTCCAACGTTCTCCGAGGCATGGGTGGTGCTTTTGTGCTCGTGCTGTACGATGAATTAAagaaagtaatttaa